A section of the Ornithinimicrobium sufpigmenti genome encodes:
- a CDS encoding Na(+)/H(+) antiporter subunit C produces the protein MTPNLSLIVVASVLIGTGVYLFLARSLVRALMGFLLMGNGINLLFIIGSGPAGAPPIVGVSEDMDMSDPVPQALVLTAIVITLGMTAFVLALAHRSWQLGREDLVADDLESARIHAMAESDEIDGPSAREQADAIAAETQRTEREMHDPGRQGIPGDPATPTTERYDHAIAGPGEGTVDPEDVAKERVADGGPSVDESPDAQGTDPEGGTR, from the coding sequence ATGACCCCCAACCTCTCGCTCATCGTCGTGGCCAGCGTGCTCATCGGCACCGGGGTCTACCTGTTCCTGGCCCGCTCCCTGGTGCGGGCGCTCATGGGCTTCCTGCTCATGGGCAACGGCATCAACCTGCTCTTCATCATCGGCTCCGGACCGGCCGGTGCGCCCCCGATCGTCGGGGTCTCCGAGGACATGGACATGTCTGACCCGGTCCCTCAGGCGCTGGTGCTCACCGCGATCGTCATCACCCTGGGGATGACCGCCTTCGTGCTCGCGCTCGCGCACCGCAGCTGGCAGCTGGGCCGGGAGGACCTGGTCGCCGACGACCTCGAGTCCGCACGCATCCACGCGATGGCGGAGTCCGACGAGATCGACGGACCCAGTGCGCGCGAGCAGGCCGATGCGATCGCCGCGGAGACCCAGCGCACCGAGCGCGAGATGCACGACCCCGGACGGCAGGGCATCCCGGGCGACCCGGCCACCCCCACGACCGAGCGCTACGACCACGCGATCGCCGGCCCGGGTGAGGGCACGGTCGACCCGGAGGACGTGGCCAAGGAGCGGGTCGCCGACGGCGGGCCCTCGGTCGACGAGTCACCGGACGCGCAGGGCACCGACCCTGAGGGGGGCACCCGATGA
- the mnhG gene encoding monovalent cation/H(+) antiporter subunit G: protein MNVYDVLDVLGLICLLLGALLCLAAAVGLLRFPDLLTRMHAGTKPQILGVILVMIGVGLRTRAGLDVGMLVLITVFQMLTIPAGAHMVGRAGFRTGQIAPTDIHLGRREHDPSPDQP, encoded by the coding sequence ATGAACGTGTACGACGTGCTGGACGTCCTGGGCCTCATCTGTCTGCTCCTGGGGGCGCTGCTCTGCCTCGCGGCCGCAGTCGGCCTGCTGCGCTTCCCGGACCTGCTGACCCGCATGCACGCCGGCACCAAGCCGCAGATCCTCGGGGTCATCCTGGTCATGATCGGCGTCGGCCTGCGCACCCGCGCGGGCCTGGACGTCGGGATGCTGGTGCTGATCACGGTGTTCCAGATGCTCACCATCCCCGCCGGTGCGCACATGGTCGGCCGCGCGGGCTTCCGCACCGGTCAGATCGCCCCCACGGACATCCACCTGGGCCGGCGCGAGCACGACCCCAGCCCGGACCAGCCCTAG
- a CDS encoding monovalent cation/H+ antiporter complex subunit F, translated as MTIDTIETWLTWAIGGLLFLSALLSLIRITLGPSVLDRVVASDVLVSIVVCALGAYAALTDAWTTLPLLISLSLVGFMGSVAVARFVARDRDTPFVAPAPDRLQDGGSAPPRHSFARRAPRRSHGHRADRATPERGPGHGGGRS; from the coding sequence ATGACCATCGACACCATCGAGACCTGGCTCACCTGGGCGATCGGCGGGCTGCTCTTCCTGTCGGCCCTGCTCAGCCTGATCCGGATCACCCTGGGCCCCAGCGTGCTGGACCGGGTGGTGGCCTCCGACGTGCTGGTCTCCATCGTGGTCTGCGCCCTCGGCGCCTACGCGGCCCTCACCGACGCCTGGACCACCCTGCCGCTGCTGATCTCCCTGTCGCTGGTCGGCTTCATGGGCTCGGTCGCCGTGGCGCGTTTCGTGGCCCGGGACCGCGACACCCCCTTCGTCGCGCCCGCACCTGACCGGCTCCAGGACGGCGGCTCCGCCCCGCCCCGGCACAGCTTCGCCCGTCGCGCCCCGCGCAGGTCCCACGGGCACCGGGCCGATCGAGCCACCCCGGAACGCGGACCGGGACACGGAGGAGGTCGGTCATGA
- a CDS encoding Hsp20/alpha crystallin family protein: protein MMSRFDPFRDMERLMSETLRTPASSAMPMDLYRGDDSFVAKIDLPGVDPSSIDVDVEERTLTIRAERREQEGVEQWLSHERPSGTFARQLTLGYGVALDRIEAGYEDGVLTLTIPVAEEAKPRKIQVAHGGGNRLAAAEDVGDIQGEVTSRSDHAETAQAS from the coding sequence ATGATGAGCCGTTTCGATCCCTTCCGTGACATGGAGCGCCTGATGTCTGAGACGCTCCGCACCCCCGCCAGTTCGGCCATGCCGATGGATCTCTACCGCGGGGACGACTCCTTCGTCGCCAAGATCGACCTGCCCGGGGTGGACCCCAGCTCGATCGACGTGGACGTCGAGGAGCGGACCCTGACGATCCGGGCCGAGCGCCGCGAGCAGGAGGGCGTGGAGCAGTGGCTCTCGCACGAGCGCCCGTCCGGCACCTTTGCCCGCCAGCTCACCCTCGGGTACGGCGTGGCCCTGGACCGCATCGAGGCCGGCTACGAGGACGGCGTGCTGACGCTGACCATCCCCGTCGCCGAAGAGGCCAAGCCCCGCAAGATCCAGGTCGCGCACGGCGGCGGCAACCGCCTGGCCGCCGCCGAGGACGTCGGGGACATCCAGGGCGAGGTCACCTCGCGCAGCGACCACGCCGAGACCGCGCAGGCCAGCTGA
- a CDS encoding Na+/H+ antiporter subunit D — protein MITEYAWLVPMVVLLPLVGAGLTLAAARKTWVQRVVSMSVLIGMLACASVLLWAADTLGPQVMYVGGWTPFEGITLVVDRLSALMVIVSTTVTMAVLAYSIGQGASSFDDESDGHSPLPVFHPSLLVLSAGVTTTFVSGDLFHIYVGFEMLLAASFVLLTLGGTVERVRSGITYVQVSLLSSMIFLMALGLVYGATGTINLALLSQRVGEISPGTAALLHVMLLVGFAVKAAVFPMSGWLPDSYPTAPAPVTAVFAGLLTKVGIYAIIRTQTLLFPQSRFEDLLLWAALFTMVVGILGAIAQDDIKRMLSFTLVSHIGYMLFGIALGSTHGLGSAIFYVVHHILIQTTLFLVVGLVERVGGSSDSTRLGDLARISPVVGILFFIPAMNLAGIPPFTGFLGKVGLIQAGVSDGSWLAYTVVVGSVVTSLLTLYAVAKVWGRSFWSENATGLTGAGPMRGGHHSALGLGVLAPTTGLVVVGVALTVVAGPLFGVASRAAVDLVQRTPYLEAVLGSGVSL, from the coding sequence ATGATCACCGAGTACGCCTGGCTGGTCCCGATGGTGGTGCTGCTGCCCCTGGTCGGCGCCGGCCTGACCCTGGCGGCGGCACGCAAGACCTGGGTCCAGCGGGTCGTGAGCATGTCCGTGCTCATCGGCATGCTGGCCTGCGCCAGCGTGCTGCTGTGGGCCGCGGACACCCTGGGCCCCCAGGTGATGTACGTCGGCGGGTGGACGCCGTTCGAGGGCATCACCCTGGTCGTCGACCGGCTCTCGGCCCTCATGGTCATCGTCTCGACGACGGTGACCATGGCGGTGCTCGCCTACTCGATCGGGCAGGGCGCGAGCAGCTTCGACGACGAGAGCGACGGGCACTCCCCGCTGCCGGTCTTCCACCCCTCGCTGCTGGTGCTCTCCGCCGGCGTCACCACCACCTTCGTCTCCGGGGACCTGTTCCACATCTACGTCGGCTTCGAGATGCTCCTCGCCGCGAGCTTCGTGCTGCTCACCCTCGGCGGGACCGTGGAGCGGGTGCGGTCGGGGATCACCTACGTCCAGGTCTCCCTGCTGTCCTCGATGATCTTCCTGATGGCCCTGGGGCTGGTGTACGGCGCCACCGGCACGATCAACCTGGCCCTGCTCTCCCAGCGGGTCGGGGAGATCTCCCCGGGGACCGCGGCGCTGCTGCACGTGATGCTGCTGGTCGGCTTCGCGGTCAAGGCCGCGGTGTTCCCGATGTCCGGGTGGCTGCCCGACTCCTACCCGACCGCCCCAGCCCCGGTCACGGCCGTCTTCGCCGGGCTGCTGACCAAGGTCGGCATCTACGCGATCATCCGGACCCAGACGCTGCTCTTCCCGCAGTCCAGGTTCGAGGACCTGCTGCTGTGGGCCGCGCTGTTCACCATGGTGGTGGGCATCCTGGGCGCGATCGCGCAGGACGACATCAAGCGGATGCTGTCCTTCACCCTCGTCAGCCACATCGGCTACATGCTCTTCGGCATCGCGCTGGGCTCCACCCACGGCCTGGGTTCGGCGATCTTCTACGTCGTCCACCACATCCTCATCCAGACCACGCTCTTCCTCGTGGTCGGGCTGGTGGAACGGGTCGGCGGCTCCTCCGACAGCACCCGCCTCGGCGACCTGGCCCGCATCTCGCCCGTCGTCGGGATCCTCTTCTTCATCCCGGCGATGAACCTGGCCGGCATCCCGCCCTTCACCGGCTTCCTCGGCAAGGTCGGGCTGATCCAGGCGGGCGTCAGCGACGGGTCGTGGCTGGCCTACACCGTCGTCGTCGGCTCGGTGGTCACCTCACTGCTCACCCTGTATGCCGTGGCCAAGGTCTGGGGCCGCTCCTTCTGGTCCGAGAACGCGACCGGGCTGACCGGCGCGGGCCCGATGCGCGGCGGCCATCACTCGGCGCTCGGCCTCGGGGTGCTGGCGCCGACGACCGGGCTGGTCGTGGTGGGCGTCGCGCTGACCGTGGTGGCGGGCCCCCTCTTCGGGGTGGCCAGCCGCGCGGCCGTCGACCTCGTGCAGCGCACTCCATACCTGGAGGCCGTGCTCGGTTCGGGGGTGTCACTCTAA
- a CDS encoding aldo/keto reductase yields the protein MTTTPVPSIELNNGVLIPQVGYGVFQVPEDGTQRAVEQALEAGYRHIDTAAAYYNEAGVGAALRASGLPREDVFVTTKLRNGDQGADSTLRAFEASRTALGLDVVDLYLVHWPYPSADRYIETWRSFEKLYAEGAVRAIGVSNFLPPFLERLLAETDVVPAVNQIEIHPSFQQVDTQTASRAAGVAVQAYSPLGQGKDLHAPAVTEVAERLGVTPGQVVLRWHLQQGTIIIPKSVTPERIASNIDLFSFELTEQDMAAISALDSDERIGADPATADFTQVRA from the coding sequence GTGACGACGACACCTGTGCCCTCCATCGAGCTCAACAACGGCGTGCTGATCCCCCAGGTCGGCTACGGGGTCTTCCAGGTGCCCGAAGACGGCACCCAGCGCGCCGTCGAGCAGGCGTTGGAGGCCGGTTACCGGCACATCGACACCGCCGCGGCCTACTACAACGAGGCGGGCGTCGGTGCCGCGCTGCGGGCCAGCGGACTGCCCCGGGAGGATGTCTTCGTCACCACCAAGCTACGCAACGGCGACCAGGGCGCCGACTCGACGCTGCGCGCGTTCGAGGCCAGCCGCACGGCGCTCGGCCTGGACGTCGTCGACCTCTACCTGGTGCACTGGCCCTACCCCAGCGCGGACCGCTACATCGAGACCTGGCGGTCCTTCGAGAAGCTGTATGCCGAGGGTGCGGTCCGGGCCATCGGCGTCTCCAACTTCCTCCCCCCGTTCCTGGAGCGGCTGCTCGCCGAGACCGACGTCGTCCCGGCGGTCAACCAGATCGAGATCCACCCCAGCTTCCAGCAGGTGGACACCCAGACCGCGAGCCGCGCCGCGGGGGTCGCGGTGCAGGCCTACTCGCCGCTGGGGCAGGGCAAGGACCTGCACGCCCCGGCGGTGACCGAGGTCGCCGAGCGGCTCGGCGTCACCCCGGGCCAGGTCGTCCTGCGGTGGCACCTGCAGCAGGGCACGATCATCATCCCCAAGTCTGTGACGCCGGAACGGATCGCCAGCAACATCGACCTGTTCTCCTTCGAGCTGACCGAGCAGGACATGGCGGCCATCAGCGCGCTGGACAGCGACGAGCGCATCGGTGCCGACCCGGCGACGGCCGACTTCACCCAGGTCCGCGCCTGA
- a CDS encoding replicative DNA helicase, whose amino-acid sequence MALSEMEVYGPPDTGGGPEDRLPPQDVAAEQSALGSMMLSKDAIAECSEIVRAQDFYRPAHETIFEACVDLYARGEPVDAITVGDELTKRGDLQRVGGTAYLHQLIASVPTAANASFYAEIVAERAVLRRLVEAGTRIVQSGYAGGDVEEIVNAAQAEVYGVAETRGGNDYRPLGELIEPTMDEIEHAAGATGEMTGVPTGFTDLDELTNGLHPGQMVIVAARPAVGKALALDTPLPTPQGWTTMGEVAVGDEVLGADGRPTTVVAATEVMMDRRCYEVEFSDGSVIVADEEHLWSVAIDGERQVVTTRVIRKQRNGDATVTVSRTGSPGGLEAQTWSIMEVRPVPSVPVRCIQVSNEDHLYLAGRSMIPTHNSTFALDIARSAAIKAGMPTVVFSLEMSRTEITMRLLSAESEIPLQNMRKGTMRDRDWTRLAETQGRITDAPLFIDDSPNMSLMEIRAKCRRLKQQHGLKLVIVDYLQLMSSGKRVESRQQEVAEFSRALKLLAKELEVPLIALSQLNRGPEQRTDKKPQMSDLRESGCLTADTRILRADTGAEVTMGELFETGAQDIPVWSLDESLRYVRRHLTHVFPTGTRPVFRLTLTSGKTVRATENHPFLTYDGWRQLGDLRQGDRIAVPRHVPAPEQHEPWADDNRLVLLAHMLGDGSMLPRQPLRYASVDEENLRAVTAAALSFGVLAVRDEYPAARCTTLRLRAPYRLGRGRRNPIAQWLDELGVFGARSHEKFVPESVFTASKRQIALFLQHLWATDGSVTVNKAQSGGRIYYASTSRRLIDDVSRLLLRFGISTRLRTVTKSGYRDLFTLDISGSDSQRRFLQEIGVFGARSASAARLLHIIRDRQANTNVDTVPQQVWGDVRRVMAEQGMTTRQFQKALGNSYCGSTLYKSAPSRERLARVAQVLDSAELELLAVNDVLWDEIATIELVGVEEVFDATVMGGHNFIADGIAVHNSIEQDADVVILLHRESLYERESPREGEADVIVAKHRNGPTDTVVVAFQGHYSKFTNMASNF is encoded by the coding sequence ATGGCGCTGAGCGAGATGGAGGTCTACGGACCTCCGGACACCGGTGGGGGACCCGAAGACCGGCTGCCGCCGCAGGACGTCGCCGCCGAGCAGAGCGCGCTCGGCTCGATGATGCTGTCCAAGGACGCCATCGCCGAGTGCTCCGAGATCGTCCGCGCCCAGGACTTCTACCGGCCCGCCCACGAGACGATCTTCGAGGCCTGCGTCGACCTCTACGCCCGGGGGGAGCCGGTCGACGCCATCACGGTCGGTGACGAGCTGACCAAGCGCGGCGACCTGCAGCGGGTGGGCGGCACGGCATACCTGCACCAGCTCATCGCCTCGGTGCCGACCGCGGCCAACGCCTCCTTCTACGCCGAGATCGTCGCCGAGCGAGCGGTGCTGCGGCGGCTGGTCGAGGCCGGCACCCGCATCGTGCAGAGCGGCTACGCCGGCGGCGACGTCGAGGAGATCGTCAACGCCGCCCAGGCCGAGGTGTATGGCGTGGCCGAGACCCGGGGCGGCAACGACTACCGGCCGCTGGGTGAGCTCATCGAGCCCACGATGGACGAGATCGAGCACGCGGCCGGTGCGACGGGGGAGATGACGGGGGTCCCGACCGGGTTCACCGACCTGGACGAGCTGACCAACGGGCTGCACCCAGGCCAGATGGTCATCGTGGCGGCCAGGCCGGCCGTCGGGAAGGCCCTGGCTCTGGACACCCCGCTCCCCACGCCGCAGGGCTGGACCACGATGGGTGAGGTCGCGGTGGGTGATGAGGTGCTCGGTGCCGACGGCCGGCCGACCACAGTGGTCGCGGCGACCGAGGTCATGATGGACCGACGCTGCTACGAAGTGGAGTTCTCCGACGGCTCGGTCATCGTGGCGGATGAGGAGCACCTGTGGTCGGTGGCGATCGACGGCGAGCGGCAGGTCGTGACCACCCGTGTCATCCGGAAGCAGCGGAACGGCGACGCAACGGTGACCGTCTCGCGCACGGGGAGCCCCGGCGGTCTGGAGGCGCAGACGTGGAGCATCATGGAGGTGCGGCCGGTGCCTTCGGTGCCGGTGCGCTGCATCCAGGTGTCCAACGAAGACCACCTGTACCTGGCCGGCCGGTCGATGATCCCGACGCACAACTCCACCTTCGCTCTGGACATCGCCCGCTCGGCAGCGATCAAGGCGGGCATGCCGACGGTCGTTTTCAGCCTGGAGATGAGCCGGACCGAGATCACCATGCGCCTGCTGTCGGCGGAGTCGGAGATCCCGTTGCAGAACATGCGCAAGGGCACCATGCGGGACCGGGACTGGACCCGGCTGGCAGAGACCCAGGGGCGGATCACCGATGCGCCGCTCTTCATCGACGACTCGCCGAACATGTCGCTGATGGAGATCCGTGCGAAGTGCCGTCGGCTCAAGCAGCAGCACGGTCTCAAGCTGGTCATCGTCGACTACCTGCAGCTGATGAGCTCCGGCAAGCGGGTCGAGTCCCGCCAGCAGGAGGTCGCCGAGTTCTCTCGTGCGCTCAAGCTGCTGGCCAAGGAGCTGGAGGTGCCGCTCATCGCGCTCTCGCAGCTCAACCGTGGACCGGAGCAGCGGACCGACAAGAAACCGCAGATGAGCGACCTTCGTGAGTCGGGATGCCTCACCGCGGACACCCGCATTCTGCGCGCCGACACCGGTGCCGAGGTCACCATGGGCGAGCTCTTCGAGACCGGTGCCCAGGACATCCCGGTGTGGTCGCTGGACGAGTCGCTGCGTTATGTCCGCCGCCACCTCACCCACGTCTTTCCCACCGGAACGCGCCCGGTGTTCCGGCTCACGCTGACCTCTGGAAAGACGGTCCGGGCCACCGAGAACCACCCGTTCCTGACCTATGACGGGTGGAGGCAGCTTGGCGACCTGCGACAGGGAGACCGCATCGCCGTCCCGCGGCACGTGCCGGCGCCGGAGCAGCACGAGCCGTGGGCGGACGACAACCGCCTCGTCCTTCTAGCCCACATGCTCGGAGACGGATCCATGCTGCCGCGGCAGCCCCTTCGGTACGCCTCAGTGGATGAGGAGAACCTGAGGGCCGTGACAGCTGCAGCGCTGTCGTTCGGCGTGCTGGCGGTCCGGGACGAGTACCCCGCAGCTCGATGCACCACGCTTCGCCTACGCGCTCCGTACCGGCTGGGGCGCGGCCGGCGGAACCCGATAGCCCAGTGGCTCGACGAGCTCGGCGTCTTCGGGGCCCGCAGCCACGAGAAGTTCGTCCCGGAGTCGGTGTTCACCGCGTCCAAACGGCAGATTGCCCTCTTCCTCCAGCACCTCTGGGCCACGGATGGTTCCGTGACGGTGAACAAGGCCCAGTCCGGGGGACGCATCTACTACGCCTCCACCAGCCGTCGCCTGATCGACGACGTCTCACGTCTCCTGCTGCGGTTCGGGATCAGCACCCGGCTGAGGACGGTCACCAAGAGCGGCTATCGCGACCTGTTCACCCTGGACATATCGGGTAGTGACAGCCAGCGGCGCTTCCTGCAGGAGATCGGGGTCTTCGGTGCCCGTTCGGCGTCGGCCGCTCGGTTGCTCCACATCATCCGCGACCGTCAGGCCAACACCAACGTGGACACCGTGCCGCAACAGGTGTGGGGTGACGTGCGACGTGTCATGGCGGAGCAGGGCATGACCACTCGTCAGTTCCAGAAGGCCCTCGGAAACTCTTACTGTGGGTCCACCCTCTACAAGAGTGCGCCCTCCCGCGAAAGGCTGGCGCGAGTGGCGCAGGTCCTCGACAGTGCGGAGCTCGAGCTCCTCGCCGTCAACGACGTGCTGTGGGACGAGATCGCCACGATCGAGCTCGTCGGCGTCGAGGAAGTGTTCGACGCCACGGTTATGGGCGGCCACAACTTCATCGCGGACGGCATCGCGGTGCACAACTCGATCGAGCAGGACGCTGACGTCGTCATCCTCCTGCACCGCGAGTCGCTCTACGAGCGGGAGTCCCCGCGAGAGGGCGAGGCCGACGTCATCGTGGCCAAGCACCGTAACGGCCCGACGGACACCGTGGTGGTCGCCTTCCAGGGGCACTACAGCAAGTTCACCAACATGGCGAGCAACTTCTAG
- a CDS encoding MATE family efflux transporter — translation MTTDEQGSPAPTPAREILRLAVPAFLALVAEPLFLLADSAIIGHLGTAALAGLGVASAVLLTAVNLFIFLAYGTTAVVSRRLGAGDQRGAISAGIDGLWLALLLGALAGLATAVWAEPLLGLFGASPGVTGEGVTYLRWSALGIPSMLIVLAATGVLRGLQDTRTPLIAAVTGFSANAVLSLVLVHVVGWGIAGAAIGSVIAQTGMAVYLLLVVVRGARRLGSELAPSGSGVLKAALGGIPLLVRTIALRAALLLTTWLAAGLGDGPLAAHQVAMTVWATLAFALDALAIAAQALTGKTLGAGDVRGTRETTQLMVRWSIWFGLILTAVILILHRVIPLGFSQDPDVRAALAAALIVVAVGQPIAGVAFILDGVLIGAGDTRWLAGAQTLATLAYVPMVLAVWSSGVTGITGLVWLWVAFNGFMLVRALLLWGRGQGDRWMVVGAER, via the coding sequence GTGACCACCGACGAGCAGGGATCTCCCGCGCCGACCCCGGCGCGGGAGATCCTGCGTCTGGCGGTGCCGGCGTTCCTGGCGCTGGTCGCCGAACCCCTCTTCCTGCTCGCCGACTCCGCGATCATCGGCCACCTGGGCACCGCTGCCCTGGCCGGCCTCGGGGTCGCCAGCGCAGTGCTGCTGACCGCGGTCAACCTCTTCATCTTCCTGGCCTACGGCACCACCGCGGTGGTCTCCCGCAGGCTCGGGGCCGGGGACCAGCGCGGCGCCATCAGCGCCGGGATCGACGGGCTGTGGCTCGCGCTGCTGCTCGGGGCCCTGGCCGGGTTGGCCACCGCGGTCTGGGCCGAGCCCCTCCTCGGACTCTTCGGCGCCAGCCCCGGGGTGACCGGCGAGGGCGTGACCTACCTGCGGTGGTCGGCGCTCGGCATACCGAGCATGCTGATCGTGCTGGCCGCGACCGGGGTGCTGCGCGGGCTGCAGGACACCCGGACGCCGCTCATCGCCGCCGTGACCGGCTTCAGCGCCAACGCGGTGCTGTCCCTGGTTCTGGTGCACGTCGTCGGCTGGGGGATCGCCGGGGCGGCGATCGGCTCGGTGATCGCCCAGACCGGTATGGCGGTCTACCTGCTGCTCGTGGTCGTCCGGGGTGCCCGTCGGCTGGGCTCGGAGCTGGCGCCCAGCGGCTCGGGGGTGCTCAAGGCCGCGCTGGGCGGCATACCGCTGCTGGTGCGCACGATCGCGCTGCGTGCCGCCCTGCTGCTCACCACCTGGCTCGCGGCCGGCCTGGGCGACGGCCCGCTCGCGGCCCACCAGGTGGCGATGACCGTCTGGGCGACCCTCGCCTTCGCGCTCGACGCGCTGGCGATCGCGGCCCAGGCGCTCACCGGCAAGACGCTCGGCGCCGGGGACGTGCGCGGCACCCGGGAGACCACCCAGCTGATGGTGCGGTGGTCGATCTGGTTCGGCCTGATCCTGACTGCGGTCATCCTGATCCTGCACCGCGTCATCCCCCTCGGCTTCAGCCAGGACCCCGACGTGCGGGCCGCCCTGGCGGCCGCGCTCATCGTGGTGGCCGTCGGGCAGCCCATCGCCGGGGTGGCGTTCATCCTGGACGGCGTGCTCATCGGCGCGGGCGACACCCGCTGGCTGGCCGGGGCACAGACGCTGGCCACCCTCGCCTACGTCCCCATGGTGCTCGCGGTCTGGTCGTCCGGTGTCACCGGCATCACCGGCCTGGTGTGGCTCTGGGTCGCCTTCAACGGGTTCATGCTCGTCCGCGCCCTGCTGCTGTGGGGCCGCGGCCAGGGTGACCGCTGGATGGTCGTCGGCGCCGAGCGCTGA
- a CDS encoding Na+/H+ antiporter subunit E has translation MRRLFNPPSWRMSPWSVLWLTVVWVMLWGEVTPVTVVGGAIVAVLVLALFPLPHVRMRLRPRVWGLLVLVGRFSYDLVTASVQVAWLALRPGRRVGGVVMDMELVGDDELLQVLTAEMVTLVPGSVVIELDPGTRVITLHALDVRTRQEAEAMRRRVRGQEARVLRALHPDPETLLDPRRRRQAQRTAAREGPVAETAAQVRERTGQRVDEVRADEGTQPSEEETPR, from the coding sequence ATGAGACGACTCTTCAACCCCCCCAGCTGGCGGATGTCCCCGTGGTCGGTCCTGTGGCTGACCGTGGTCTGGGTCATGCTCTGGGGCGAGGTCACCCCCGTGACGGTCGTCGGTGGCGCCATCGTCGCGGTGCTGGTGCTCGCCCTCTTCCCGCTGCCGCACGTGCGGATGCGGCTGCGCCCCCGCGTCTGGGGCCTGCTCGTCCTGGTCGGCCGGTTCAGCTACGACCTGGTGACCGCCTCCGTCCAGGTCGCCTGGCTGGCGCTGCGTCCCGGCCGGCGCGTCGGCGGGGTGGTCATGGACATGGAGCTCGTCGGCGACGACGAGCTCCTGCAGGTGCTGACCGCCGAGATGGTCACCCTCGTCCCGGGCTCGGTCGTCATCGAGCTGGACCCGGGGACCCGGGTCATCACCCTCCACGCCCTGGACGTGCGTACCCGCCAGGAAGCTGAAGCGATGCGGCGGCGGGTCCGCGGCCAGGAGGCGCGGGTGCTGCGTGCTCTGCACCCGGACCCGGAGACCCTGCTGGACCCGCGCCGACGCAGGCAGGCGCAGCGCACGGCGGCCCGGGAGGGGCCGGTCGCCGAGACGGCCGCCCAGGTCAGGGAGCGGACCGGTCAGCGGGTCGACGAGGTCCGGGCCGACGAGGGGACGCAGCCATCGGAGGAGGAGACGCCGCGATGA